The following proteins are encoded in a genomic region of Hoeflea phototrophica DFL-43:
- a CDS encoding GNAT family N-acetyltransferase, with amino-acid sequence MFFRFLFKPQDFETTLDGAIRLRRLGPGDAAIFRDHIHALHFTDFRDRFNGLASDYWLDKYIARSLDTAICIGAFQDEHLLAVAELHSGSHLPEGEAESAFSVASDWRRKGLGTLLVKALLKAATEAGISTIIIETGPQNHAMKALARRFGAKMRFGGDQSVGRINVAEGLRIAGRRKSPPPLAIAVPGVGGGLADGLGNRPAVPQTAV; translated from the coding sequence ATCCGTCTCAGGCGGCTTGGGCCCGGCGATGCCGCGATCTTCCGCGATCATATCCACGCGTTGCATTTCACCGATTTCCGCGACCGCTTCAACGGTCTCGCCTCCGACTACTGGCTCGACAAGTACATCGCCCGGTCTCTCGACACTGCGATCTGCATCGGGGCCTTTCAGGACGAGCACCTGCTGGCGGTGGCCGAGCTGCACAGTGGCAGCCACCTTCCCGAGGGCGAGGCGGAATCGGCGTTCTCCGTGGCCTCGGACTGGCGCCGCAAGGGGCTTGGCACGCTGTTGGTCAAGGCGCTTCTGAAGGCTGCGACCGAGGCCGGCATATCCACCATCATTATCGAGACCGGGCCGCAGAACCACGCGATGAAGGCTCTGGCGCGCCGGTTCGGCGCGAAGATGCGCTTTGGCGGCGATCAGTCGGTAGGCCGGATCAATGTGGCCGAAGGGCTGCGGATTGCCGGCCGGCGCAAATCCCCGCCACCGCTTGCCATTGCCGTCCCCGGAGTTGGTGGCGGGCTTGCTGACGGTTTGGGCAACCGGCCCGCTGTTCCCCAAACCGCTGTTTGA
- a CDS encoding phasin family protein, whose product MTGKKSTEDLASMFMNFGKDLNLPAPDLEALVERHRKNLQALEEATKAAGSGATTILSRQREMVQEAMAEISQMAEKMKSGGDPKEMMSAQADFARKSFEAALKNTSQIAGLAQKSGAESFKVLQASMQETLEELRDAMTKPGKK is encoded by the coding sequence ATGACCGGCAAGAAAAGCACAGAAGACCTGGCATCGATGTTCATGAATTTCGGCAAGGATCTGAACCTGCCGGCACCCGATCTCGAAGCCCTCGTCGAGCGTCACCGCAAGAACCTGCAGGCGCTCGAAGAGGCGACCAAGGCCGCGGGCTCGGGCGCGACCACCATTCTGTCGCGCCAGCGCGAAATGGTGCAGGAGGCGATGGCCGAAATCTCGCAGATGGCGGAAAAGATGAAGTCGGGCGGCGATCCCAAGGAGATGATGTCGGCACAGGCCGATTTCGCGCGCAAGTCCTTCGAGGCGGCGCTCAAGAACACATCCCAAATCGCCGGCCTGGCGCAGAAATCCGGCGCCGAGAGCTTCAAGGTGCTGCAGGCCAGCATGCAGGAGACGCTTGAAGAGCTGCGCGATGCGATGACCAAGCCGGGCAAGAAGTAG